One part of the Clostridiisalibacter paucivorans DSM 22131 genome encodes these proteins:
- a CDS encoding DUF5659 domain-containing protein yields the protein MTKNTINITDKETIIYLVAKGFNILNSYSDGTKSIMEFEKTKEFKKAILDYTNQRGSINIADFLAAEKRVTNLFHINKKIV from the coding sequence ATGACAAAAAATACTATAAATATAACAGATAAAGAGACTATAATATATTTAGTGGCCAAAGGATTCAACATTTTGAATTCGTATAGCGATGGAACAAAGAGTATAATGGAATTTGAGAAAACAAAAGAATTTAAAAAAGCAATTTTAGATTATACTAATCAAAGAGGTTCTATCAATATAGCTGATTTTCTTGCAGCAGAAAAAAGAGTGACCAATCTATTCCATATAAATAAAAAAATAGTAT